AAGTCAGgatttaaatagctttttgcCAAACCTACAATCTTCATTTAGCTCTTAGTCAGAACTCAGTGGGTGTTCATGGAGTAAAATACAGCTAattatcagcatttttctttataaatacacAGTTTAAATCTTAGCATGTCCAAGAGGCTGACACAGCCACATTCCATTCAGATCACTCAAAAAAGTCAAGAGAGCGCTGGCAGACATGACACATTCATACTATGAACTGTCCTTGAAAGATATTAAAAACAGTCCCAAGATAGTGAATGGTTCTCTTCACCATTCTGTTCTCCTAATCTAAGCTTCCAGAGCCTTGATTTAGCCAGTCAATTAAACTACTACTCTTTTACAGGTTAAAAAACCAGTTACTTTACCACCTGGTATCTATCACTGTGTACCGAATGCACAGGGTACTGATCGCAATAAAAGCTGGAACAGAAGTAGTCACAATGTAAACATTTCTTCTTGCtctaaagaaacaagaaattccaccaaaaaggaaaattcacATCTAATTCATGGATGTGCCATGTCAGAGCCGAAAAAGTAGACCcaataaaagggaaaattacATGCATGAATTCTGTTATCACTACATTCAGAAAGAGACAGTTATTAAATATGCCCAGGTAACATTTTAAACTTCTATTTTTACATGTAATAAAAATTAGACTTTTATGGATTTATGTTGGGACCTGTAAAGCACCAAGAACCCCCAAGCACGATGAAGATAATAATGCAGTAATATCCAGCCAGGATGGATACTTTCCAGGATCCTATGGGtcacttttcctttcaatttctACGAGCATGTCAGGGATGTAGTGGATGCAGAACAGTGACAACACTTGCTTAGACCTGGatgatttttttcaaaagaagCAGTGCCAAGAAGTGAGTGCAAAAAGGGTGCAAAATCTACTCACAACATATATCCTTTTAAATTACTGAGGACTAAAAAACCATCAGGAACTTCAGAGAGTTCCAAACAAGGCAAAGTGGATGACAGTATAACAATCAGTAAATTCAGCTTGGTAAATGAACAGCAGGAAAGCAATTTTTAGTATGCCATCACACAGAGTGTTAGATCAGCCACGTCAACTGCAGAAGGAGATCTCAGTATAAACAAACAGCTCAATTGAGACTACAGCCCcttgtgtttctgtgattcCTACTAATGACGTTAGACTGCAAAGTAGACAGGAGGGGACTACTACAAGGAATATTTATCACTAATAAGAACTCCCAGAGTGGTATTAAATCTTGCATTATCACAACATTCTCAGTCTTGAAAATCAACTACAAGATAATGCCTCACTTGCTGGGGGTGAAGCTCATGCACATTCTTCTGAGGCATCTGGCATTGTATACCATCAGAGGATAGACTACACTGGATGAACCTCCATCCTGATCCAGTTTAGCAAGTTGCacatgcttctgcttttgttgcATTTTAGAGACAAGTATAGGTTTGGACGTGGTTAACTGTGAGTGAGTAAATGTTAATTCTTACTGAATCCTTATAACAAAGAAAGGAATTCACTTAGTTGATTTCATGGATATTGGGTACATAAGGTTACACATGCTAACACTGATGTTAATGCAACCTCAGGTTCAGAGGTTAAAATCAGCATAAGCAGAATGTTATTCGATCACAACTGCATTGTTTATAAACAATGGCACATATCAGAAGCATGATTAATGTGTTAAATGCATGAGCAAATTATGTTCACAAGTAGCACCTGTGCAGGACAATGGACCAGAATCCATATTATAATAAAATGACAGCTTGAGTTTATATGCTTTGACTTCTTGAATAAAAGGAAGCCTGAAAAATAAACCCGATTTCAAGTTGACTTTGCAACTGGAGAGATCACTGAGAACGACTTCCAGGAGGGGTGGactttgcagggaaaaaaaccaaacccagtcTTTTCAAAAGAATGTCATAATGAATTATTATTCCTGGAGTTCCCACAAAGGTAAGTTGCTCTTTATGGAGCCAGAAATATGTAAGTAATAGCTATGTGGAAAGCATATGAAAGAATCACCCTTCCAACAAATGTGCAAGACAAAGTAAGTCAAAAGGTTATTGAATTTGCCCTGTACAGTTCAgattaaaaaaccaaaagccaacgcctatttttctgaagtgtctGATCTTTGCTGGAAGATCTTAGGGCAACAGCTTTGGAGGATCCATACAGTAGAGCTACCTGTCACTGTATCTGAAGGACTGTCAATTTGACCACTTCCTGACACAGAACATAACATTATCAACAGGCAATATTGTACTGAAGTTAGGCAACCAGTAAGAGAGGAGAAACTTCGTGCAAAATTACAAATACAGTTATGCTGAGTGCATGGAAGAAATACTACTCTAAAGTGCCAGTGTGACCACCTTTTAACcaccaaaatataaaaaataaaaattcttgtaTGTACACATCAGAAATACCTATCAACACATCTGAAAGTTTGGACTGTCTGCACAGAGACATGCAAATTGCTGGTTGCAAGTTATAGAGTAAAACAGCTGAACCAATCCAAACTCAGATTTTCACAGTACATTTACCACTGCAAGATACAGAAATAACTACACCATTTTAGTACCATCAGTAATAAAGACCGTGTTTTAGGTTTGCCTTTACCAAACACAAGTGTTGGATCAGATATGAATGGCAGTTAAGCTAACAGGTGAAACAActgacaactgaaaaaaaaaaaaaatcaacatatgAGAACCCCGTATtccagagagaaagaagggtGATTTACAAGTAGGAAATATCAGCACTTCTGCTAAATATTTTGAGCTCTGTAGTGGCCAACTCATTTCCTTCTCTCAGATCTTGGATAGAAAACCTCAGATATCTAACCTAGGATTGCAAATCCTCACCAGATGGAATACCAGTACAAGCACTTAAGCACTGGATGCAGGAGACTCTTTTGAGCGCTAACCTTTTTAGTATGTTTTTTTAGCCCTTTTCCGTGTAATGAAAACTACAAAGGGGCAATAGGTAGCTCTCTGTTCAGTTTTCAACGTGCATCCTACGTAACGAATATTACTTGCAGTTACCAAGTTGACCAAGAGATGGCACTATCCTATACGCAGCCACACGTGTGTGCCAAAAAACCGAGCAAAGCGGAGGTTTGACTAAGAGCAGAAACCAGGCATTGCATACCGCACGTAGCGTTAAGACACTTagttccagtatctgaaggggcctataaggatgctggggagggactcttcaatagagactgtagtgataggacaaggggtaacgggttcaaacataaaccagggaagtttagattggatataaggaggaagttctttactgtgagggtggtgaggcactggaacgggttgcccaaggaagttgtgaatgctcccaTCTCCGGCAGTGTTCGAGGCTGGGTTGGACAAACCCTTgagtgacacggtttagtgcgaggcatccctggccatggcaggggggttggaagtagatgagctcaaggtcctttccgaccctaactattctatgattctttgttAACAATACACTCACAGAGTTTACTGAAGTATCTCCCCAGTGTGCTTACATTTATTGTTTCTCAATTTCTGCAAATCTGGTGACCTCCATGCTTCCTAATGAAAGTCAAAGCTAACATAAAGTAGCAATGTGTCCTTGTCACAAAGAAGGCTAATGATATCCCGGGGTGCATTAGGTAAAGTATTGCCAGCAGGTCAGAAGACTTGATCCTTCCTCTTTACTGAGCACTGCTGAGGCCACAACCAGCATAcaagagacatggacatactggagagagtccagcaaaaagacacaaacattatgaagggactggagcatgtCATGTACGAGGAAATACTGTGAGAGCCACgactcttcagcctggagaagacatggggAGAATCTTATCCATGTAGATGTAACTGAAGTGTGGGCGAAAAGAGGAcaaagccaggctcttttcagtggtgccccgCGCCTgtaccagaggcaatgggcacaaactggaaatgctttttccctgtgagggcaaCCgagtgctggcacaggttgccctgaCAGGTTGCAGTCTCCATCCTTAGATACTCAAAAGCCAtcatctggacatggtcctggccAACCAGCTCTAAATGGCCCTGCTTAGCGGGAGACTGGgacaagatgacctccagaggtcccttccaacctcagccattctaCGATTTTATGACAAGTCTAACTCAAGGCAGCATCCACACTTTGCAAAAACTGGTTAACAGGCTTCCTCATTTTGAAGtggtttcatttttctcaattaGGCACAAGGTTAATGGATGtattggtttttgttttttacttccTGAAGGGTTTAGGAGCTAAACAGTTTAGGGCCAATGTTGgagagcagctcttcagcacTTACATTTGAAATGCGTTCCTTGCATTGTTTAGAGCCAAATTAAGATTTGAATTTCCTACTCTCTTTTCTATACTGGCATCTCCAAaacttttgaaataaattcaCACTGCCTGTCTTTAAAGACTTCACATCTCACTGTGGAATTTAGCCTCATCTGTACATAGGAAGCTACCCCTTTCTTTGAGTCTCTAGTGTGGTCTGAGAGATAAAGGAGTCCTCAACATCTGCACAGCAGGCCAACAAGATAAGCTGAAGGAGACGTCTCCACATCACGTCCCACCCCATATAAAGAAATTGAGCAAACAACTCTGCAAGTGgataattttgaaagaaagctgaaggaaggagCAATTGCCCATCAGAGCAAGAGAAGGTGAAGACTTTCAGAGTACAGGGAACTAGACATGGGTCAAGGTAAGCAAAAATCACTTTGGCTAGTCCTAAGCATTTGCTGGTTGTTTGTCAGGTATAGCAACTGTCCCTGCTCCAAGACAGTGTTCATGAGTTTTGTAAAAGAGTTGAGCTTCTCACAGGGCAAGAGCCAAGGAAATTCTCTAAAGGCTAAGGGAACTCAATTCACACAGAGCACTGCCCCAAAAGGGGGAGCAAACAAAAGCTAGTATCAATGCCTAAGGGGCATTTGAGAGAAGCAGGAAGAAGCAGCTAAAGCAGACATCTGAAAGTTTAGAAGCAAAGGCAAGTGAGTTATCCTTAGCACTGGAGATGGGGAAGGTAAGCAAAACTacaaaactgaagcagaaagatTATGAAGTGTTTTACCTACTTGAGCAAGAAGACAGTCTAGGTTCCAAGCAACCTTTCAAGAAAGTTAGATCCACAAAAAAGtcatatgaaaaaaaaggaaccaGACTGCATATGACTGACTCACCAGTCTACAAGATAGCCAGAACAGACATATTCatcacaaagaagaaaatatacgAGGTCAGAGCTGGCTCTGTAAAGCTTAAACTGGTGCAGAGCTATGAGCTGGGACAGTCATAAAGGGATCTGAAAGCCAGACCAGAATCATTCACTGAAAACAACACATGACAAAATTAGtgttggaaaaacaaaacacaacgaACACAGAAGGAACAATAGCAACAGGAGAAGGTATCAATGCAGAGGACAAGGCAAGTCAGATGTAACAGAGCAAACCACTGATAACTGCAAAGAGCACTCACTGCGGCTTTAACACAGGAGCAATGGCTTTAGACAGCAAGGAATGCTCcatggattatttttcttttagctggAACAAGGGGAGAGCCTAGGTCAGCAAGGCAGAGTAAGTGACAGAATGTGTCATGTAACAGACAGCAGTTTACAAAACACAGGTTCAAGGATCTAACTGATGAGTTGAAAGATGAAGAGATAAGTGAGGTCAGCATGATCCCAAGGCGGAGGAAAACAACGCTGAGAAGAAAACAGGGTGTTATCTGCTTCTCAGCAGGAAGTCTGGAAATATTAAAACCACCAGCAAAACTGTAAGACAAGTGCAAATACATTATCTCAGTACAGCCACTGAGCACCAAATTGGGTACTtgacaatttttttctctcttttggtGCTGGACAAAAGCACGTATGATGTGTATGATGCATGTGTAGGAGACAGGAGGAGgagcctcctgcagctctgggtgTGAGACTGATAATTGTATGTGGTGCAAAGAAGGAAACCGTCTTACTTGCTGTGATCCAGTATAGTTCCAGGACTATATTGGCACATTACATTCGAACCAGCAGTGAGGTTTGCGCCAGCTGTTGTTCTTTGCACATATTAGACATACGCAGTACAGTAACTGCTGGAACACACCACACCCACACTGCAAGTGGAGCGTAATAGCTTGGTTCCTGTGCACAATTTCAACCATGTAACCATGTGGAGAGGTGCTGCTTTGAGTGCCATCTGTGCCACTGAGTACAGAGAACAAGACTCCAAATGTAGCCACAGTGCATGCTCAATACTAACATACATCTATGCCATCTGAATGCTCAGGCCTGTTCTATGTCCTTTCCTGGGCAGGAAAGAGCTTTTGTACCATCACTTACTGATCCTCAGGTATAAGCAAAGGCAGCTCATTAGCCACATGACACAAGAACAACTAAGTTCAGAGCAAAGGCCCTTACAGTTAGTTGGCAGAAAGTCTCAAAGGTAGGGGGTCACTCTCTGAGTGGAGAAACACATGATCAGTTGCTTGCGTGTCTCAAGATGTGGTCCAGCGCCAGACTGTGGGCAGCTCACAGCCCCAAACTCATTCTATATCTTCTCATACTACAGGTCTGAGCATCAAAAAATGTGATTTCAAGGTCACAATGAACAACAATAACCACCACACAGAAGAAATCAGCACTGAAAGGCTTATGGTGAGGCGAGGGCAGCCCTTCACTATCACTGTATGCTTCTCAGCTCCAATACACAACTACCTGTGGCAGCTGAAGAGGATCCTCCTCATAGTACAGACAGGTAACACCATTACCATTGCTATCAGAGCTCTGGTTCTCCATCCACCTTAAGAACAGAGCTGGTGGCAAAAGCCATGTCCAGAGCTGGACAGGGGTGCCCAAACTTAGAAATGAGGCCAGTTAACTGTTTATCTAAGGCAGAGAAGagtctcctgctgctgtgactgcaggGTCAAAATTAAACCACTTTCCGGAAGAGACACTGCATCACAATAACCAATGCAGATTCACTACTCTCTGATTTGAAAGTACTCATGTGATCTCTCCTCTCTCTTGGAGAGGAATGGTTTAGGAATGTTCAAACTTAGCTAGCCTGTTACAGATGTTTGCTGTTACAGAGCGTTTCCTAGTAAAACACCTGAGAAAGGTAGCAGCATTCATCCCCAGCTTGTTTTAGCATAATCTGAGCATCTGGCTGTAACTTTTGTTACGAGACACTGaaatggagaagcagcaggccTGTGCCATCCTGGCTGTTCCTGGTTTTTACAAATCTATGAAATACACATCCCATTTTCAAACATGGAGGCCTGAGCACAGTACTGACCTTAAGAAGATTCACTAGGCATTAAACTGCTAAAGGGTTAAGACTCTCTCACAAGAAAGGAGAGTCATGTCTCCAGATCTAGTCTAGGTCCCTGCAGTCTGCATGGGGTGAGGGTGTGTGTCTGGAATAGACACAACCAGCTCTCTTTGGCTGCAGGATCCCATCCTTCTAAAGCAGATGGAACCCAGACCGAATTTCCCATCTCCAGCCTGGGAGACCAGAAGCAGTGGAGTGCAGCACTGGAAGAACAGGACCCATGCTTCTGGACCATCTCTGTGAACACACCTGCCAATGCTCCCATTGGCCAGTATACTCTACTTTTACACACCTCCAAGTCTGACCATCTCCTGGGCAACTTCACCCTTCTCTTTAATCCATGGTGCCAAGGTACGTAGTCAGAAACAGTAAAGGCAGGATAGGATCAGTCACCTCACAAAATCAGCTTTTGAGCTCTTGCACTCTGCCTTCGTGGAAGCTGAGGCTGACTCACCTAGCACTGACTGCTACTCCTGCCCCCTCCTCACAGCACCTTAGCAAGGAGTAAGGGCTAATAAAAGCTCAAAGCTACCTGCCTCAGCACTTCTGCCCCTTCCTGGAGTACTCCACTGCCAGAGACCTGTCCTCCTGTAATAAAGATTTTAAGATGAGTCAAGATTATAATTGGTCTGATTATAACCACTGTATGTTTTTTAGGAATAGAGAAGTCAGcaacagccaggagagtaaAAGAGCCAGCTAGCGCAATAGCCTAGGTCTGGAGAAACTTTTTCAAAAAAGTAAACAGATATGACAATGAAATTCTTCTTTCCTGTGTGAATCAACATTTGTCATATTTTTCAGGGCACAATGCCAGGGACTGCTGAAGTCCCTGGAGTGCAGTGGAATCTGCTGGTGTAAGAGAGATGCAAGTGCATCTGAGACCAGGAATGCTCTCTTcctgatgtttttttcttctaatctaGAAGATGAGGTGTTCTTGGCTAATGAGGCACAAAGGCAGGAGTACATTTTAAACCAAGACGGTGTCATCTACTGGGGGACAGAAAACACAGTCCTAGCACAACCCTGGGACTTCAGTCAGGTAAGCAAGAGGTCCAGCATGTCTGTGCTCTCTTATACCCACCAGCAAAGGAAGGACGCATATCTCCTGTGTGCATGCCATTCATTTCCATACTGTGGCTTTGAAAGAACTTGCACTCTGCACTCCCTGTCTTTGTCTAAGACTGTGCAGGAGGACATGGACCTGTGCATGAAGTCCCATAAACCAGTACATGTAATTTTAGCTACCTTCTCAGGCTGTCCTCTATGAAGAAATGCAGTGATCTATACCTGGGCTTTGTGTGCCTTCCTTTATCAACAGATATAAAAGCATTTAACAAAGCTTAGTTACTTTCTCTATTTTACAGGCAAAGTGCAAACAAGTAGATCTTCCAGTCTGCCTAAGGTATCTGATACAGACAGTGATTAGAAAAGGACTTTATCCCATTTCAGTGCACCAGACTGAAAAAAGTACCTCTGTGTCAACCCGGAGAGTGCTTCAGAAAAGCAACAATTGCCTCAGACAGGGAATGCAGTATCATGCTAATGCATTTCTCACCTTGCTTCAGTAAAGTTGTAAGTCTGCCTTTAGTATGTTGTGCTCCCTCTCCAAATCTCTGCCTGAACCTCTACAGCCCACTTCTATAAGACTATCagtggaaagagagaaataatcTGCAGAGTTACAAATCCTTGCAGGGACTCCAGAGAACAAATGTTCAGGCTAAATTTTCTGAAATGATGtgttcttatttcagtttgAGGAGGATATTGTTGACATCTGCTTCACACTGCTGGATGTAGGTGAACGCCATCGATACAAGGATCACATCCAGCGCAAGAACCCCGTTTACATCTGCCGCACAGTTGCTGCCATGGTAAGGAGAGCTGCCAGCAGCCCTGACCCTAGTAGAGAAGGCCCTAATACAGAGCAAAGGCCAGCATCTCTCAATTCCAGTTTATGGCAACACAATACACTTTCCAAAGAGGAAGCCTTCTCAGGGCTCTTCCGAACAACACCTCCTGCCCAACTCCAGCCCAACTCCAGCCCTGATATTCCTGCAGCAAACAAGTAGGGCTGCAGGAGTTTCTTAGCAATGGCAGTACACTTACTGAATAAATCTCAGGGGAAGGTGTTGTACTTGTACTGCACAGCCACAATCTTCATTCTTTGCACAAAACACCCTTTGGGTTTCATCTGCCTTGGGGGTAGCTTCAGGGAACAGGATGAGGCATACCTATCAAAGAGAGGCAACTCCTTAATCcatctttctctcctccttctctgcaGCTGAACTGTGATGAGTTTAGAGGAATCCTGACAGAATGTGGGACTGGGCAATACTTTAATGGGACACCCCCTTCCAAGTGGCTGGGAAGCAGTCCCATCCTCCGGCAGTGGGTTGCATCGCAGTGCAAGCCTGTACGCTATGGGCAGTGCTGGGTGTTTGCTGCAGTCATGTGTTCAGGTATAGTGGTGATTCAAAGACTTTTGTGCTGAGCAAAGCCTTATTTGCAGAATCTCTAGCATATGACTAAATTCTTGGATTGACACAGAACCCAGTAAAATAACCTTTAATTTTTAGGTGACAGGCAGATCCTCAGTTTCTTCATCAACATTCACCATCGCTACCTCTAAGATAGAAGAGTATCAGTACACAACATTCACTGAACACACCTATGACAGCTTATTTCCTGAGGCAAGGTGCAATGCCTCTTGCGAAGTCCAAACAGCAGGCATGGTGCCATTCCTAATAGGCCTAGCACCAAAAAATGCATCACATCACTAGAAGACCCTTAGGGCAGGATGTACAACCAATtcacagctctttcttctgcacAGTTTTAAGGTGCCTGGGAATTCCTACCAGGGTGGTCACAGGCTTTACATGGGCTCACAATACTAACAGCAGCCTGAGTGTGGATGAGTATTATGATGAAGATGGGACACTGCTAAAACAAGACAACAATGCCCGTGTCTGGTAAGAAAACATGGCAGGGCCCAAGTACAAATCTGAAATACCTGTATCTAGGAAGTGACAGAGGTGGGGAAAAAGAGGTAAACCCCTGCAAAGAGGTCGTTACAAGACAGCTCAGCTGAAATCCTGTCTACATGACGTGTTCTTGAGAAATCACCACAACCCAAACTGAAAAGCACCCTATTACTAGGGTCCACAAAGGAAGAATGATAGTCTCCAGTCCAGCTGGAGAAACTCCATTTGTGTCAAAACCCCTAGTCTCTGCACTCCTTAACATGCACTGAGCTCTTCCAAAGGAGCATTAATTGGCTGTGGTTTGGCTAAAACTTTACTGTACCTCAGATCTTAGTCCCTTGGTATAAGCACATGATGCTGTCTCTTGCAGGACCTTCCATGTTTGGAATGAATGCTGGATGGTTCGAGCAGACTTGCTACCAGAATACAGTGGGTGGCAGGCACTGGATGCCACCTgccaggaaaaaagcaaaggtAAAATATCAAAGATGGGCTTTGGGGAGGTACAGAGGTGGGAGTGGAATGGTGAACAAACAAAGCAGTTCAATATTCCTGCCTTCCCAACTTCCAGTGGAAGGATGCAAAAGGACAGGGACTCACCCTGTTGAATTTAAGCACTAAATCATCATGCATCTGTTTGGTTTGTGTATAGCACTGCTCCCTAATGATCTCCAAAACTAGATACGTCACCACTCCTGGCATCGGTCTAAACTAGGCATGGGTCCAGCTTGTAAAGCATCTGAGTCTTAGCTAGGCCACAATTTCTCTTCAGGTCCATCCTTTTGTGGGCCAGCCCCTGTTCAAGCCATCAAGGAAGGGGACATAGAAGCCGATTATGATGTCTGCTACTTCTTTGCTGCCATCAATGCCAAGTGCCAGGTCTGGATACAAAAAACAGATGACACCCTCAAGCCAGCTCTCGGAAGCACAAAGTACACTGGCAACAACATCAGCACCAAGAGTGTGGACAGTGAACGCTGTGAGGATATCACACACAACTACAAATATCCTGAAggtacagaatcatagaatagttagggttggaaaggaccttaaggtcatctagtacCAACCCCCCTCTCATGGGCAGAAAAACtggcactaaaccatgtcacccaaggctctgtccaacctggccttgaacactgccagagatggaacattcccagcttccttgggcaacccattccagtgcctcaccaccctcacagggaagaatttcttccttctagctaacctgaacttcctccgcttcactttaagcccatcaccccttgtcctcttgctacagtccctgatcaagagtccctccccagcatccttgtaggcccccttcagatactagaaggctgctgtgaggtctccatgcagctttttcttctccaggctgaacagtatGGAGTAGGCAAGTGGTTGAACATATTCTCTGCCAGCATTAGAAACAAAGAGTGAAGGACTAGAGAGCAGAGCTGTACCAGAGCATTAGGGTCACCCACTTCTCACTACTTCCCCCTTCTCAGTGGCACAAGGACACCTTACTCTTGCTGTCTACAGAAGTCATGCACAAATTTCATTCTGCTTCATTGCATTAATGAGTTCTCCCAAGGGCAAGACCTTTCTTCAACAGGTACTTTCCTGTCTGGAAAACCTTTCCTGATTTCTGTTACCTGTACACTCTGTATCTTCACCTCCCATTATCTCTGTaatatatagagatatatttCAGACTCCAGCTTCCTGAAAAGGACCGCTCCCAGATATTGTCTAAATCCCTCCCTCAAAAAGTAGCTCCCCCTTCAGAATCTATTACTGAGTGCTATTTCCCTTACCCAAGCCTACCATCCCATCTTAAGACCATGGCATGTTgtctccttggctgcagtgcATCACAACATAGTCCTGTGCCCTAGCTACAGCTATGGCTAAAAAGGCAACTGCCTCTTTTATTCCGACAGATGTTAGCACGAAGGTGCTTTAAAAACTAAGGCAAACATTTCCTAATAGAATCTTTCAGGTATATCCAATGACTGTCCTGTCAGTTGAAATTCTCAATCTGCTGCAACTGAAGCACAGCAAGCTCTCTCGCTATAAAGACAAATAGTTATCTACAGTACTGCCAGGATAATTCAATGCCATCCTTCTGCATCTACTGCTTCCTACTAGTAAAAAATTCTAAAATATGTGCTCCCTTGTGACAGGctctcttcaggaaaaaatagtACTTGACAAAGCCTACACAACAATAAAGAAGCTTGAGacaatcagcagcagcagcaaaacacagtTTAGCTTCATTCCTACTGCCCTTGAAGAGCCAGTTAACCTCTTCATCCACCTCCAACTGAGGGATTCTCTGCTACGGGGACAAGATGTTCCGCTTTCCATTGAAGTATTTAACCACAGTGGTGGAGAAAAGGCTACTCACCTGCTAGTTGCGGCGCAGTCTCTACATTATAATGGTGTTCCCATTACCCAACTTTGGAAGGAAGAGTTTCATTTTACCCTAAGAAGCAATGAAGGTAAGGATTCTACTGGGTGCATGGCTAGAAAAGTGTGTCTAGGCCTCTCACTTCAGGAAAAATGCACTTAGCCATAACTTTACAAAAGGTTCCTAAACAGTTGATTGTAGgggacagaaataaaacatttctcaaTGTCAACTTAAAGAAATTTTGAATCTGCAAATGCAATCAGGATCACTTAAGCTTTTAAATGCTGTGGCTTTTAGTACAATATTGGGCATTAAACACTCTTAGGCGCTATGCAGCCTAAGACCAAATAGTACTTATCATCTGCATTGTCATCTGTATTTCACCACTCTGTATTCCAGCTAACAACCTGCAAGTCTTTGTGCCTTACTCACAGTACAAAGAAGAATTGGGACAGGACCACCTGCTTAGGCTGACTGCCATATTGAAAGATGAGGACTCCTTCTACGTATACTTTGTACAGGAAGAGATCATCATTTGTGATCCCCCTCTCACTATTGAGGTTAGATCAGTTGTTCTGTTACTGCAGTAAtgagaaaacagctttcatagtcataaagagaaaaagaaaaatctgctggGTTGAGTAGctctcctcagcctgtctttttTCAAAGCACTGACACATCAGTTTGGGAAAGGTGAGTTGTGCCACACTGTTGTATACAGTACTCCCTCTTCTACCTTGTCTATGTGTGAGCATAAGGAAATCCCAATGACTCCCAACTCACTCATCAGTATGG
This is a stretch of genomic DNA from Lathamus discolor isolate bLatDis1 chromosome 11, bLatDis1.hap1, whole genome shotgun sequence. It encodes these proteins:
- the LOC136020248 gene encoding protein 4.2-like isoform X1, producing MGQGLSIKKCDFKVTMNNNNHHTEEISTERLMVRRGQPFTITVCFSAPIHNYLWQLKRILLIVQTGSHPSKADGTQTEFPISSLGDQKQWSAALEEQDPCFWTISVNTPANAPIGQYTLLLHTSKSDHLLGNFTLLFNPWCQEDEVFLANEAQRQEYILNQDGVIYWGTENTVLAQPWDFSQFEEDIVDICFTLLDVGERHRYKDHIQRKNPVYICRTVAAMLNCDEFRGILTECGTGQYFNGTPPSKWLGSSPILRQWVASQCKPVRYGQCWVFAAVMCSVLRCLGIPTRVVTGFTWAHNTNSSLSVDEYYDEDGTLLKQDNNARVWTFHVWNECWMVRADLLPEYSGWQALDATCQEKSKGPSFCGPAPVQAIKEGDIEADYDVCYFFAAINAKCQVWIQKTDDTLKPALGSTKYTGNNISTKSVDSERCEDITHNYKYPEGSLQEKIVLDKAYTTIKKLETISSSSKTQFSFIPTALEEPVNLFIHLQLRDSLLRGQDVPLSIEVFNHSGGEKATHLLVAAQSLHYNGVPITQLWKEEFHFTLRSNEANNLQVFVPYSQYKEELGQDHLLRLTAILKDEDSFYVYFVQEEIIICDPPLTIEFPENIVQYQPSTAKISLLNPLTEPLEKCVIVVAGRGLIYRQRKYKLGSVQPKSTQQLQIPFTPTQAGPRRLTAHFTCLQLQNLKSYKTINIATA